One Flavobacterium sp. 90 DNA segment encodes these proteins:
- a CDS encoding DUF6265 family protein translates to MFQKITLLALVLIAVVSCQKKESVEKDKIKIADWLIGNWENKSQDGVLTENWIKLNDSTFSAASYFIKGKDTLHLENIVLAQKGETLTYFATVKGQNDDKPVAFSSTAESDKQLVFENPKHDYPQKITYTKGADNTLTAEISGNLQGKASSEKFVMTKK, encoded by the coding sequence ATGTTTCAGAAAATTACTCTTTTAGCGCTTGTTTTAATTGCTGTTGTTTCTTGCCAAAAAAAAGAATCTGTTGAAAAAGATAAAATCAAAATTGCAGATTGGCTTATCGGAAACTGGGAAAACAAATCTCAGGACGGCGTTCTGACTGAAAACTGGATCAAATTAAACGACAGTACTTTTAGTGCTGCATCCTACTTTATAAAAGGAAAAGACACATTGCACCTTGAAAATATTGTTCTAGCTCAAAAAGGTGAAACTCTAACTTATTTTGCCACTGTAAAAGGTCAAAATGATGATAAACCTGTTGCATTTTCATCAACTGCTGAATCTGATAAACAATTGGTTTTCGAAAATCCAAAACACGATTATCCTCAAAAAATTACTTATACAAAAGGCGCTGATAATACTTTGACCGCTGAGATTTCAGGGAATTTACAAGGAAAAGCGAGTTCTGAGAAGTTTGTTATGACTAAAAAATAG
- a CDS encoding type IA DNA topoisomerase, translating to MKVCIAEKPSVAREIASVLGANTKHDGYFEGNGYAVTYTFGHLCTLKEPNDYKPHWKSWDLNNLPMLPEKFETKVVENSGIQKQFKIVKSLFDKAEVVINCGDAGQEGELIQRWVMNEAHYKGEVQRLWISSLTTEAIKEGFENLKPSENYDNLFYAGFSRAIGDWLLGMNATRLYTVKHGGYKQVLSIGRVQTPTLAMVVDRWKEIENFKPQPYWELQTLYRETLFSYEEGRFLKKEDGELLANKVKESEFEIVSVDKKNGNEYAPKLFDLTGLQVYCNTKFGFSADETLKIVQTLYEQKVVTYPRVDTTFLPNDIYPKVPGILQKLSKYAELTQPLLGKKIKKSPKVFNDKKVTDHHAIIPTGIESNLQYNQQQVYDIITRRFIAVFYDDCLVANTTVIGKAADVMFKTTGKVILKKGFRVVFEDPNAKEKEADLLPNFVVGEKGPHEPSFLEKETKPPNQFTEATLLRAMETAGKQVDDEDLRELMKENGIGRPSTRANIIETLFKRQYIVRNKKQVLPTPTGIQLIDTIQNELIKSAELTGSWEKQLKDIEKGTYTAGAFIKNMKRMVEALVTEVRSETRHANISHATATQKEVVKVEKKKAAGILAETCPKCQKATLIKGKSAYGCGNYKAGCDFLLPNTFAEKKITESQYLRLVQKGSTVNIKGFKTDEGTVEGLIRFEENYKLKLETKKTAPKAKAKPAATTDSEALTCPKCKKGTIMKGKTAYGCGDYKLGCDFKVTFDDVRAKLKDQKPTKELVYSILQESI from the coding sequence ATGAAGGTATGTATTGCTGAGAAACCAAGTGTAGCACGTGAAATCGCATCCGTTTTGGGTGCCAATACCAAACACGATGGGTATTTTGAAGGCAATGGCTATGCTGTGACCTATACTTTTGGGCATTTATGTACTTTAAAGGAACCTAACGATTATAAACCGCATTGGAAAAGTTGGGATTTAAACAACTTACCCATGCTTCCGGAGAAATTCGAAACCAAAGTAGTTGAGAATTCAGGAATCCAAAAGCAATTTAAAATTGTAAAAAGCTTATTCGACAAAGCCGAAGTGGTTATAAACTGCGGGGATGCCGGGCAGGAAGGAGAATTGATTCAGCGTTGGGTTATGAACGAAGCGCATTATAAAGGCGAAGTACAGCGTTTATGGATTTCGTCTTTAACAACTGAAGCGATAAAAGAAGGTTTCGAAAACTTAAAGCCTTCTGAAAACTATGATAATTTATTCTACGCCGGATTTTCAAGAGCGATTGGAGACTGGTTATTAGGTATGAATGCCACACGTTTGTACACCGTAAAACATGGCGGTTACAAGCAAGTTTTGTCTATTGGACGCGTGCAAACGCCAACATTGGCAATGGTTGTCGATCGCTGGAAAGAAATCGAAAACTTTAAACCTCAACCTTATTGGGAATTACAGACTTTATACAGAGAAACGCTTTTTAGTTATGAAGAAGGTCGTTTTCTAAAAAAAGAAGACGGAGAACTTCTCGCCAATAAAGTCAAAGAAAGTGAGTTCGAAATTGTTTCTGTAGATAAAAAGAACGGAAATGAATACGCTCCAAAACTATTTGATTTAACGGGTTTACAGGTTTATTGTAATACCAAATTTGGATTTTCGGCAGATGAAACGCTTAAAATTGTCCAGACTTTGTACGAGCAAAAAGTAGTGACATATCCCAGAGTTGATACGACTTTCTTACCGAACGATATTTATCCAAAAGTACCGGGAATTCTGCAAAAACTTTCCAAATATGCCGAATTAACGCAACCGCTTTTAGGCAAAAAAATAAAAAAATCGCCTAAGGTTTTCAACGATAAAAAAGTTACGGATCACCACGCGATTATTCCAACCGGAATAGAAAGTAATCTGCAATACAATCAGCAGCAAGTTTATGACATTATTACAAGACGTTTTATTGCCGTATTCTACGATGATTGTTTGGTTGCCAATACTACAGTAATAGGGAAAGCAGCCGATGTAATGTTCAAAACCACTGGAAAAGTAATCTTAAAAAAAGGTTTCCGTGTTGTTTTTGAAGATCCGAATGCCAAAGAAAAAGAAGCCGATTTATTACCCAATTTTGTAGTGGGAGAAAAAGGTCCGCATGAACCTTCGTTTTTAGAAAAAGAAACCAAACCACCCAATCAGTTTACAGAGGCGACTTTACTTCGTGCGATGGAAACCGCGGGAAAACAAGTCGACGACGAAGATTTACGAGAATTAATGAAAGAAAACGGTATTGGTCGTCCGTCAACGCGTGCGAATATTATCGAAACGCTTTTTAAACGTCAATATATTGTTCGAAATAAAAAGCAGGTTTTACCAACGCCAACAGGAATTCAGCTTATTGATACGATTCAGAATGAATTGATTAAATCAGCGGAACTTACAGGTTCTTGGGAGAAACAATTGAAAGATATCGAGAAAGGTACTTATACTGCCGGAGCTTTTATTAAAAACATGAAGCGAATGGTCGAAGCTTTGGTTACCGAAGTACGAAGCGAAACCAGACACGCCAATATTTCGCATGCAACTGCGACTCAAAAAGAAGTGGTAAAAGTAGAGAAAAAGAAAGCCGCAGGAATTTTGGCAGAAACTTGTCCGAAATGTCAAAAAGCGACCTTAATAAAAGGAAAATCAGCTTACGGATGTGGAAATTATAAAGCTGGTTGTGATTTTCTTTTGCCTAATACTTTTGCAGAGAAAAAAATAACCGAAAGTCAATATTTAAGATTGGTTCAGAAAGGATCAACCGTAAATATAAAAGGCTTCAAAACTGATGAAGGAACTGTCGAAGGTTTGATTCGTTTTGAAGAAAATTACAAACTTAAATTAGAAACCAAGAAAACGGCTCCAAAGGCAAAAGCAAAACCTGCTGCTACAACTGATTCTGAAGCTTTAACGTGTCCGAAATGTAAAAAAGGAACAATCATGAAAGGGAAAACCGCTTATGGCTGTGGGGATTATAAATTAGGTTGTGATTTTAAAGTTACTTTTGATGATGTAAGAGCCAAACTAAAAGATCAAAAACCTACTAAAGAATTGGTTTATTCTATTTTACAAGAAAGTATTTAA
- a CDS encoding leucine-rich repeat domain-containing protein: MRHHFGDLLDREGNYWTIVPNRNRYFYSSDEEILDKAAVKIITISKDHKCWKQVFNLENLEEITLHDPSKEQIECLTKLTRLTRLRITHLRTKDINFISELQNLEELILEYVSGFTDLSPLQKLKKIKSLHFENLRRVSSFDGLIGIDSLKYLRIDGTLDWNQTIEDYNFLKGIPNLEVFSLGNINTKSEFPVLLPILELKNLKKINFGRATFKTEEYAFVEVALPNVEGGSFELCWEYNEYLDFLGRGAGQIKNNNPSLKEKCEAFIQKYEDLKKQSENIIINYNIPK, from the coding sequence ATGAGACATCATTTTGGAGATCTTTTAGATAGAGAAGGAAATTATTGGACTATTGTACCAAACAGAAATCGTTACTTCTATTCCTCTGATGAAGAAATTTTAGATAAAGCAGCTGTAAAAATAATTACAATATCTAAAGATCATAAATGCTGGAAACAAGTATTTAATCTAGAAAATTTAGAAGAAATCACTTTACATGACCCTAGTAAAGAACAAATAGAGTGTTTAACAAAATTAACGAGATTAACGAGATTAAGAATTACGCATTTACGAACAAAAGACATCAATTTCATTAGCGAACTTCAAAATCTGGAAGAACTAATACTTGAATATGTTTCAGGCTTTACCGACTTATCTCCTTTGCAAAAATTAAAAAAGATAAAATCTTTGCATTTTGAGAATTTAAGAAGAGTATCAAGTTTCGATGGATTAATTGGAATTGACAGCTTGAAGTATTTGCGAATTGATGGAACATTAGATTGGAACCAAACGATTGAAGATTATAACTTTTTAAAAGGTATTCCAAATTTAGAAGTTTTTTCTCTTGGAAATATAAATACTAAGTCTGAATTTCCAGTTTTACTTCCCATCTTAGAATTAAAAAACCTTAAAAAAATAAATTTTGGAAGAGCAACATTCAAAACAGAAGAATATGCTTTTGTCGAAGTTGCTTTACCAAATGTAGAAGGTGGTTCTTTTGAACTCTGTTGGGAATACAATGAATATTTGGATTTTTTAGGCAGAGGTGCTGGACAAATAAAAAATAATAATCCTAGTTTAAAAGAAAAGTGCGAAGCATTTATTCAAAAATATGAAGATCTAAAAAAGCAATCTGAAAATATTATAATTAATTATAATATTCCAAAGTGA
- a CDS encoding YdcF family protein — protein MKNWKQVFKYLPIIFLMWFIAHTIFITIDGLHDNGKGADVAVILGSKVNEDGTLSERLEKRLECGLNLYLNKRVKRIIVSGGFGKEGFYEGDKMKDFLVTNKVPETAIIVDNLGNNTRATADNVAKLRDSLHFESIIVVSQYFHITRTKMLFKKHGFQNVNGVSPNYFEIKDVYSLLREFVGYYTQ, from the coding sequence ATGAAAAACTGGAAACAAGTATTTAAATATCTTCCTATTATATTTTTAATGTGGTTTATAGCTCACACTATATTTATAACAATTGACGGTTTGCATGATAACGGAAAAGGTGCAGATGTTGCCGTTATTCTGGGCAGTAAGGTAAACGAAGACGGAACATTATCTGAACGTCTTGAAAAGCGTTTAGAATGTGGGTTAAATTTATATCTAAATAAGCGTGTAAAAAGAATAATTGTAAGTGGCGGTTTTGGCAAAGAAGGTTTTTATGAAGGAGACAAAATGAAAGATTTTTTAGTGACCAATAAAGTTCCTGAAACTGCAATAATTGTCGACAATTTAGGAAACAATACACGCGCAACGGCAGATAATGTTGCTAAATTACGAGATAGTTTACACTTTGAAAGCATAATAGTAGTATCGCAATACTTTCATATCACGAGAACAAAAATGCTATTTAAAAAACATGGCTTTCAAAATGTTAATGGCGTAAGTCCAAATTACTTTGAAATCAAAGATGTATATTCTTTACTAAGAGAATTTGTGGGTTACTACACACAATAA
- a CDS encoding DoxX family membrane protein, with protein MEKLIKIGRVFYGIGVVALGIHQIIIKNFRSEILSPFPVWAHDNVIFPILTGIALIFVGVIISGLFKIKAIDTKKVCLYLGFGFLAAIIISHLPYIIMLSADKTPDFQVWINALEELTYSGGAFVMAGSFTENISAGSEKNFTSFLEKLIPCGRVFYSILMILFGLSHFAFASFIATMVPKWLPAPMFWTYFFGVALVIAGISIIFKILIKPIALLLALTLLLFFLFFHIPDAIANPSAGGGNEIVRAFVALLFCGIALVIALTNDRKTNSVIQNIPS; from the coding sequence ATGGAAAAACTTATTAAAATTGGCCGTGTCTTTTATGGTATCGGTGTTGTTGCTTTGGGGATTCATCAAATTATTATCAAAAATTTTCGTTCAGAGATCTTATCTCCATTTCCGGTTTGGGCTCATGATAATGTTATCTTCCCTATTCTTACCGGAATAGCTTTGATATTTGTCGGAGTTATTATTTCGGGATTATTTAAAATTAAAGCTATAGACACAAAAAAAGTATGTCTTTATTTAGGTTTTGGTTTTCTTGCTGCAATTATCATTTCTCATTTGCCTTATATTATAATGCTTAGCGCAGATAAAACTCCGGATTTTCAGGTTTGGATAAATGCTCTCGAAGAATTAACTTATAGTGGCGGAGCATTTGTTATGGCGGGATCATTTACAGAGAACATTTCTGCTGGAAGCGAAAAGAATTTCACATCATTCTTAGAAAAACTCATTCCGTGTGGGCGAGTTTTTTATTCGATTCTGATGATATTATTTGGATTGAGTCATTTTGCTTTTGCCAGCTTTATCGCTACAATGGTACCAAAATGGTTGCCAGCGCCAATGTTTTGGACTTATTTTTTTGGAGTTGCCCTTGTCATTGCCGGCATTTCAATTATTTTCAAAATACTTATAAAACCAATTGCACTTCTTTTAGCACTTACGCTTTTATTGTTTTTTCTATTCTTTCATATTCCTGATGCCATTGCAAATCCATCAGCAGGTGGCGGAAACGAAATTGTTCGTGCATTTGTTGCGTTGCTTTTCTGTGGTATTGCATTAGTAATCGCATTAACAAATGATCGTAAAACAAACTCCGTTATTCAAAATATTCCTTCTTAA
- a CDS encoding ATP-binding protein: MNEIEYINSHSVKNAINKLSNNIRTERSDIDDLLNIYADKSIIERLNNNNNQIIYGRRGTGKTHLLLAFQNLIFIKNSNGSGKRFPVYIDLRKYLPLFTSTSTVNIESAILIFQALINELIEVVIDNLKYIYDIAEYGSFSTFEKSRIEKLKLILGQLNIEFNGREFKRLGSIEFNKEEIKNISGSLKFSQSPEINVEGKKEGKDTFTVTNVQYLSFNEISKLLEELSNQLNDTQIVFLLDEWSEIPLDLQPYLAELIKRVFISSNYTFKFAAIPYRSKFRETIYNDVKIGLEEGGDVFPITLDNRYIYETDKIGTKNFYTEILVNHLKQIDPTIFINVDETKFINYFFANQALAEILIASAGIPRDFINLFILSYNNRNNNSQRIVLKNIRNSTTEWYTSDKKEEIDKDKTTRHLFEELVNQVILTKKKTHFLLPQKYSENKYIKKLVDLRVLHLRQKSISHRHIPNKTYDVYSIDYGSYTSLDINKTTLNTDYSELISNLNTIEDIREARSLSIEDDFFEKFNLETGQGIKCPKCSKTIDINHLAYIKQKICNNCYEKVEE, from the coding sequence ATGAACGAAATAGAATATATAAATTCACATAGTGTTAAAAATGCAATAAATAAGTTATCCAACAATATAAGAACTGAGCGTAGTGATATTGATGACTTATTAAATATTTATGCGGATAAATCCATAATAGAAAGATTAAATAACAATAATAACCAAATAATTTACGGAAGAAGAGGAACTGGTAAAACTCATTTACTTTTAGCGTTCCAAAATTTAATTTTCATAAAAAATTCTAATGGTTCAGGCAAAAGATTTCCAGTTTATATAGATTTGAGAAAATACTTGCCTTTATTTACGAGTACAAGTACAGTAAATATTGAATCAGCAATTTTAATTTTTCAGGCCCTTATAAACGAATTAATTGAAGTTGTAATTGATAACCTAAAATACATTTACGATATCGCAGAATATGGTAGTTTTAGTACTTTTGAAAAATCAAGAATTGAAAAATTAAAATTGATTTTAGGGCAATTAAATATTGAATTCAATGGCCGAGAATTTAAGCGATTAGGATCTATAGAATTCAATAAAGAAGAAATAAAAAATATTTCTGGTAGCTTAAAATTCAGTCAAAGCCCTGAGATAAATGTTGAAGGAAAAAAGGAAGGGAAAGACACATTCACTGTAACTAATGTACAATATTTATCTTTTAATGAAATATCTAAATTATTAGAAGAATTATCAAATCAGTTAAATGATACTCAAATTGTTTTTTTACTTGATGAATGGTCAGAAATACCATTAGATCTACAACCTTATCTCGCTGAACTAATTAAAAGAGTCTTTATTAGCTCAAATTATACTTTTAAATTTGCTGCAATTCCATATCGTTCAAAATTTAGAGAAACAATTTATAACGATGTAAAAATTGGCCTTGAAGAAGGTGGAGATGTATTTCCAATAACACTTGATAACCGATATATCTACGAAACTGATAAAATTGGTACAAAAAATTTTTATACAGAAATTTTAGTGAATCATTTGAAACAAATCGATCCTACCATATTTATCAATGTTGATGAAACAAAATTTATTAATTACTTTTTCGCAAATCAAGCATTAGCTGAAATTTTGATTGCATCAGCTGGTATTCCACGAGATTTCATAAATTTATTTATTCTCTCTTATAACAATAGAAACAATAACTCACAACGTATTGTTTTAAAAAACATTAGAAACTCAACTACAGAATGGTATACTTCAGATAAAAAAGAAGAAATCGATAAAGACAAAACTACAAGGCATTTATTTGAAGAATTAGTAAATCAAGTAATCTTGACAAAAAAGAAAACTCATTTTCTTTTACCTCAAAAATATTCTGAAAATAAATATATCAAAAAATTGGTGGATTTACGTGTATTACATCTTAGACAAAAAAGTATTTCACATAGACATATACCCAATAAGACATATGATGTTTATTCAATTGACTATGGAAGTTATACTAGTTTAGATATTAATAAAACAACCTTAAATACTGATTATTCTGAATTAATATCTAATTTAAACACTATTGAAGATATTAGAGAAGCAAGATCTCTTTCAATTGAAGATGATTTTTTTGAAAAATTTAATTTAGAAACTGGTCAAGGAATAAAATGCCCAAAATGCTCTAAAACAATTGACATAAATCATTTAGCGTATATAAAACAAAAAATTTGTAATAATTGTTACGAAAAAGTTGAGGAATAA
- a CDS encoding DUF5995 family protein, with translation MNIKQANTIDEVILLLDEIIQKSKLEQSNIGLFTTLYREVTVKVKEGIQAGSFQNGERMEKLDVIFANRYLKAYYQYKAKEKPSECWGFAFEQAEKFWPIVLQHLLLGINAHVNLDLGIASAQVSTVEDIESLKHDFDQINTILSNLVGDVEKCLIKIWPTLTMILKWTGKIDTFFIDFSMQTARDGAWKFANEFVAVPEDQREACTKLRDERITEIARLVSNPGYFVSAVFKFIRLFERGTIAQKIIDMQIAEQNNVECAVA, from the coding sequence ATGAATATAAAGCAAGCAAATACGATAGACGAAGTAATTTTATTGTTGGATGAAATAATACAAAAGTCAAAACTGGAACAAAGTAATATAGGTTTATTTACAACACTATATCGCGAAGTTACGGTAAAAGTGAAAGAAGGAATTCAGGCTGGTTCTTTTCAAAATGGGGAACGAATGGAGAAATTGGACGTTATTTTTGCTAATAGATATCTAAAAGCATATTACCAATATAAAGCCAAAGAAAAACCATCAGAATGTTGGGGATTTGCCTTTGAACAAGCCGAAAAATTCTGGCCAATAGTACTTCAGCATTTATTGCTTGGAATTAATGCGCATGTGAATCTTGATTTAGGAATTGCTTCGGCTCAAGTTAGTACAGTAGAAGATATTGAGAGTTTAAAACACGACTTTGATCAAATAAATACGATTCTGAGTAATCTGGTTGGCGACGTCGAAAAATGTCTAATCAAAATTTGGCCAACGCTAACAATGATTCTAAAATGGACAGGCAAAATCGACACTTTCTTTATTGATTTTAGCATGCAAACGGCAAGAGACGGCGCATGGAAATTTGCCAACGAATTTGTAGCCGTTCCGGAAGATCAAAGAGAAGCCTGCACAAAACTTAGAGACGAAAGAATAACAGAAATCGCCCGATTAGTCTCGAATCCGGGATATTTTGTGAGTGCCGTTTTCAAATTTATTCGCTTATTTGAAAGAGGAACTATTGCTCAAAAAATAATTGATATGCAGATCGCTGAACAAAATAATGTTGAATGTGCGGTTGCTTAA
- a CDS encoding acyltransferase, with translation MTKPQIETLKPKQHFEILDGLRGIAAVAIVIFHFMEIVHPPSENFIAHGFLAVDFFFCLSGFVIAYAYHDRIDKMKLTDFFKLRLIRLHPLVVFGSVLGLLAFLFDPFGGNPESYQTGKVILIFLASIFLIPFPIMADRYFNIFGLNAPGWSLFWEYIANILYALFLYKLSRRSLFLLTIFAAIGICFVSHRAGGSLMGGWSGETFWDGCARISYSFLAGMLIYRSNWIIKSKLSFIGLSILLLATFVMPFSDWNWLTEPLVVIVYFPLLIVLGAGATLAPGFKKICVFFGQISYPLYMTHYAVMWIFANYYAKYKPDTSQLTFIVIIGTILLVGIAYLTMIFYDTPVRKYLTDKRKKV, from the coding sequence ATGACAAAACCCCAAATCGAAACCCTAAAACCAAAACAACATTTTGAAATCCTTGATGGATTAAGAGGAATAGCCGCCGTGGCAATTGTAATTTTTCATTTTATGGAAATCGTTCATCCGCCAAGCGAAAATTTTATTGCACATGGTTTTCTCGCTGTTGACTTTTTCTTTTGCCTTTCCGGATTTGTGATTGCTTATGCGTATCATGATCGTATTGATAAAATGAAACTTACTGATTTTTTCAAATTAAGATTGATCAGATTGCATCCTTTGGTTGTTTTTGGTTCTGTATTAGGTTTACTGGCTTTTCTTTTTGACCCTTTTGGCGGTAATCCTGAAAGTTATCAAACCGGTAAAGTGATTTTGATTTTTCTGGCTTCGATTTTTCTGATTCCGTTTCCGATAATGGCAGATCGATATTTCAACATATTTGGTTTAAATGCGCCCGGTTGGTCTTTGTTTTGGGAATATATTGCGAATATTCTTTATGCACTTTTTCTTTATAAACTAAGTCGCCGTTCGCTCTTTTTGTTAACCATTTTTGCCGCTATCGGAATTTGTTTTGTCAGTCATCGTGCTGGCGGTTCCTTAATGGGCGGATGGAGCGGAGAAACCTTTTGGGATGGCTGTGCGCGTATTTCGTATTCGTTTTTGGCAGGAATGCTCATTTATCGCTCCAATTGGATTATCAAATCAAAACTGAGTTTCATCGGATTATCTATATTACTTCTTGCAACGTTTGTCATGCCTTTTTCTGATTGGAATTGGCTAACAGAACCTTTAGTTGTTATAGTCTATTTTCCACTGTTGATTGTATTAGGAGCCGGAGCAACTTTGGCGCCAGGATTCAAAAAAATATGCGTCTTCTTCGGGCAAATTTCTTATCCATTATACATGACGCATTATGCCGTAATGTGGATATTTGCCAACTATTACGCCAAGTATAAACCAGATACTAGTCAATTAACTTTCATTGTTATTATTGGAACAATTCTTCTTGTGGGAATCGCCTACTTAACCATGATTTTTTATGATACTCCTGTTCGAAAGTATTTGACGGATAAAAGAAAGAAGGTTTAA